ATGAgtttaattaacttaattaccTTCAGTTTTcctgcaattttaaaataagtctTGTCAACTCTAGTCCAGAAAATGTTGTGTCTAGCTTCTGGAATTCCATTCACAGGGAAAATTTCTTCTGATTGATACCACACTTTGTTCAAAAGATTTGTATCAGTGTTCAAATCTCTTGTCAAATCTAATTCGACTTGGTACCACAATGaagtgtttttttgttttttattttctgaaaagaCGCATTTCTTGCTTCTGGAGAGAGTATAAAATAAAGAAGCGATGACATCATGGTTGTTCAATATTAGGAACTTACTTCAGTTTTACTTGTGTGGACAAGATCCAAATGAATGCAGAATTGCTTATCAAAGATTGCGGATTAATGCATCTGTgccttttgaaattttgtttatgtttgtatttatttttgttttctctgtaTGTTATCATTTTGATTTCTGTCGTTGTTGTTATTAGTTGCTTTCTAAACGaagtcttaatttattttacgcNTAAAATTTGTGGCCTCAAATTGAACTTGGTTCCCCTTCAATTATTGCAAATTGTGTGCTTTGTGAATGAACTTTCTGCAGTTGTCATAtttctggttttttttttttttttttttttctggtacATTCACATAGACtgtatgttttgatttttgataCTTATTCTGATGAATGCTTCAAATGCCTTCACCTAGTCTCTTATGCGACAACCTTTCTTGGTTTCCCTTTATAATTATTCTTTGAAAACGTAGTAACTAGCGCTTAACGAGATTGCTAAGGTTAGTTACTGCTATCATTTCCCCCGTCACAACATCTTCATTTGATTGATATTTGAAGGAATTTGAAAGCATgaaagaaattgagaaaagaaaagcttcaaaaAATAGTCAGACAAAAGGGTTCAAGAAAAACCGAAAGGAGAGAGAGTAAATTGCAACAAGATAATTCTTCAAAAAAATTGagtgaaaaaggaaatgaaTCTAAGACACTCCATGATAGTAGACCAACTGCAAATAATACTATAAGTGATTCCAACACGGCCTCGGAGAATTCAGAAACTCATGAAAATGTGGTTATACATTACCTGGACGATGTCAACAGGTCTGAGGAGACACTTGCCGAGATCAAAGTTAATGAAATGGTTGCtagtgaaaacaaaaatgaagtgACCGATGATCATTCTACTGATTTGGAGAAAGAACAAAAGGAAGGGAATGACGAAGTATCAGATGCTGAGTCAGTATCTTCCCAAGGTGATTCTTTGACAAATGAGGATGAGAGAACCAAAGTGGCTTCAAAAGAATACTGTTTCTGGCCTCATTTTGGTTGCTAAGTATCAGATGCTCTGGGTGATCAAAACCAAGGAAATTTTTCCATCAATCTTTGAGAAATGCTTTCCAAGATGCCTTTCAACGACTCTGTCCTGTTCGAGCAGGAGGACATGAGTGTGGTTGTTTGCCCGTATTGGCTAGAATGGTGTGTTTTTCTACTATCCCTGATAACCTTCCATTCTTTCACCAGGTCATGGAACAATGCATAGCTAGACTAGACATTGCTATGTTCAGTGCTATTCTTCGGGAGTTGGCCCTTGAGATCCCAACTGATCCTATATCAGACCCTGTTGTGGATTCAAAGGTTTTGCCAATTCCAGCTGGGGATTTAAGCTTTGGTTCTGGTGCACAGCTAAAAAATTTTGTATGTATATTTGCCCTTTTTGTTTCTGCTTGTCTTTACACGTTGTAGTTAAAGATGAATATTTGAATTTCTAATCTGGAAGCTTTCATATAAAGGAAGTTTAGTTTGTGTTTACCCTTACGGAAGAACTACTTGAACTGCAGGTTGGCAATTGGTCTAGATGGCTTACTGACATGTTTGGCATGGATGTTGAAGATTGTGTACAAGAAGATCAGGAGGAGAAGGGTGAGAATGATGAAAAGCAGGGTGGGGCCGGTGAACCTAAGTCTTTTGTTCTCCTAAACTACTTGAGTGACCTTCTAATGCTGCCTAAAGACATGCTTATAGATAGAAAAATCAGACCGGAGGTTAGTTTTTCTTTTGCTACACATCAGTTTCACATTTTATAGGTTTGTCATTGTCTTTATTCCCTATGTTTCTTTGTTGTGCTTATAGGTGTGTCCTTCCATCAGTCTGTCATTGGTTATACGGGTTCTCTGTAACTTCACTCCTGATGAGTTCTGTCCAGACTTTGTTCCAGGAACTGTCTTGGAGGCCCTGAACGCAGAGGTATACCTTGCTAGATTTACTGTTTATGCTGTCACCAATTTATAAATGATTCATTGTATATAGTTACCCccatagttttattaatttttcatggttaacaaaacaataaacaagCTACTAGAAACTGAGTTTCCTAAGCTTTACTATTTTAGATGTATGTTTAGCTTTAGTATTAGGACTGGCAGTGTTCGGTTAGATAATTTTGTTCACAAAGTTGATGAATTTTGTAGTACCGATGATGTAgagcattttttttaagttgtacATTCTTCTTGCATTGAATGAGTTTTATTTTCCAAACACAAGTTGTATTTATCCATCAAGATTGTTTAAGTTAGTAGATGAACTTTTGCATGAAATTTCGT
This genomic stretch from Vigna radiata var. radiata cultivar VC1973A chromosome 7, Vradiata_ver6, whole genome shotgun sequence harbors:
- the LOC106766272 gene encoding uncharacterized protein LOC106766272 — protein: MIILLIWRKNKRKGMTKYQMLSQYLPKVMEQCIARLDIAMFSAILRELALEIPTDPISDPVVDSKVLPIPAGDLSFGSGAQLKNFVGNWSRWLTDMFGMDVEDCVQEDQEEKGENDEKQGGAGEPKSFVLLNYLSDLLMLPKDMLIDRKIRPEVCPSISLSLVIRVLCNFTPDEFCPDFVPGTVLEALNAELKKKERLKVLRDLHVINC